Genomic DNA from Paenibacillus borealis:
TGGCAGTCAAGACGGACACTGCTGTGATTCCGGTCCTGAATGCGGTGCAAGGCAGTGCTCCGGATGAGCTTATACTGACACTTGGTACCATAGTGAAGCCTGGGCAAATTGTGAACATCTCCTATGACGGGCAGGCTGGCCTGAAGTTTACAGACGATACAGCTGTGGGCAGTTTCGTGTATAGCCCTGATAATCTGTCGGAGGCGGTTGATTACTCACCGATTGCGATTGCAATGTCCTTCCAGAATGAAGCGAAGACCAACCGTTCCTTCGCCTGGTATACAAGCTATGAAAGACCGGACAGCGCACCGGCGGGAATTATGGACAGCATTGTAGAGATCGTGCCAGCCGATCAGGACTTTGACTCTCCTGCGAAGCAGCGCTTTGTTGGGGAGCCTGCCGATACCCGGGCGCTTAATCTGAAAATTACAAGCTCGACAACAGGTGCTTTTATCAGCCATAAAGCGATCGCCACCGGACTTGCTCCCGGAACTGCTTATAAATACCGTGTGGGCAGTGACGGCAATTGGAGCGCCGCAGGCAGCTTCACGACTGAGGGTGAGAACGAGAAGGCCTACAATTTCCTCTATATGACTGACTCCCAAGGTGCAAATACCAACGACTATGAGGTATGGGCCAAAACACTGAAGAACGGGCTGGACGATTATCCGGATGCCAAGTTCCTGGTAATGACCGGGGATCAGGTCGATGCCGGATCGCTTGAGTCACAATGGCTGGACTATTTCGGCAAGCCGCAGAACATGCTGATGAAGCTTCCGCTGATGGCAGCTGTCGGCAATCATGAAGGGCCGTATAACGATAACTATTATTATCATTTCAACTATCCGAATGATTCCATCGATGACCCGCTTCCTCCGGGCAGCGTCTATTCCTACGACTACGGTGATGCCCATATCATGGTGCTGAACACGATGGACATGGGCTGGGACGAGCGGCAGCGTAATTCCTTCGAACAGCAGGTTGACTGGCTGAAGCGTGAGGTAGCTGCAACGGACAAGAAATGGAAAGTGGTAGCCTTCCATAAGGCGATCTATTCACTGGGTAACCATGCACTGGACAGTGATATTCTGGCGCTGAGAGAGAAGATGGTTCCGGTGTTTGATGAGCTGGGAATCGATGTGGTTCTACAGGGGCATGATCACACCTTCATGCGCTCGTTCCAGATGTATGAGGACAAAGCGGTAACAGATATTCAAAAGGATAGCGAGGGCAATCCGCTGAATCCTGACGGTACGCTGTACATGATCAATAATTCCGCCGGAACGAAATATTACGATATTCAAAAAGGTGTAAATCCGTATTACGCCGATGTATACCAGCAGCCAAAAGTACCGATCTATTCCGGCATTACGATGACGGAAGACAGCTTCACTATCAATTCTTACAAATCGGGTGAAGCAGCGCCATTCGATACGTATACGATTGTCCGCGATGACAGCAAGCCGGAGCCGGTGCAGGAGCTGGCGGCCAGCAGAACCGAAGACAAAGCGACGATCCTTACCTGGGTCAGACCAGACAACCAGAATGGCGACGATGCTATCAGAGGCTTCCGAATCTACGAGAAGAACGGAAAGCTGGGGACGAACTGGAGCGTCTATGTGCCAGTGGAAGAAGCCCGCAGCCAGTACGAATACAAGGTAACGGGAACGAATCCGGCTGTGGATTATGAGTTTGTAGTCAAAGCCGTGGATAAGCGGGATAATTCCCCCGAAGCAGCTGTATTCTCCGGCGGTGAGCATCCGGCGGCTCCAACCGCTCCGCTCATCGATGATGCCCGCAACACCTTCGGCTGGACACCGGTACCAGGCTACCCTGAAGCTGCTGATTATGAATATAGCATAGATGGAGGCGAAACCTGGCAGCCGGTCACTGTAAATCCGCAGCCAATCAATGACGGCAGCTACGAAGCAGGCCTGGTACAGGTACGGATCAAAGGCG
This window encodes:
- a CDS encoding PA14 domain-containing protein, coding for MKKRFKLLSRMLAAALLTASLFTAGYVPLLPASAEPADTGTNAAEGQGNSGPGAAADPAASGADGETSLTAVEDALISATAAEGPLVAKDSTWDYLDDGSDQATVWHDVYFDDSSWKQGQAPLGYAGSGKGLDLNTWIGYGPDSSQKYTTSYYRKEFQIDDPAAVRKLTATLVRDDGAVVYLNGQEVYRTNMPQGTVLYNTNASSAIGDERLDNNFNIDPALLLKGTNVIAAEVHQDRGASSDTFFSLELNASAGVSASKDHGLLGQYYTGTETFDFGDYKSTRIDSQINFSNLDPVLQTWAGRSDDANIRWTGQIMAPESGDYTFYMTGDNGFRMWLDDQLVIDHWTNDWDVEQTSSPVTLQAGTKHSLKVEYFEDFGGSNLYLRWSGPGITKQIVPTSALYLPVDYNGPFYGSVDSGGTSIELQLTGDLQPVSSGLASHLAVKTDTAVIPVLNAVQGSAPDELILTLGTIVKPGQIVNISYDGQAGLKFTDDTAVGSFVYSPDNLSEAVDYSPIAIAMSFQNEAKTNRSFAWYTSYERPDSAPAGIMDSIVEIVPADQDFDSPAKQRFVGEPADTRALNLKITSSTTGAFISHKAIATGLAPGTAYKYRVGSDGNWSAAGSFTTEGENEKAYNFLYMTDSQGANTNDYEVWAKTLKNGLDDYPDAKFLVMTGDQVDAGSLESQWLDYFGKPQNMLMKLPLMAAVGNHEGPYNDNYYYHFNYPNDSIDDPLPPGSVYSYDYGDAHIMVLNTMDMGWDERQRNSFEQQVDWLKREVAATDKKWKVVAFHKAIYSLGNHALDSDILALREKMVPVFDELGIDVVLQGHDHTFMRSFQMYEDKAVTDIQKDSEGNPLNPDGTLYMINNSAGTKYYDIQKGVNPYYADVYQQPKVPIYSGITMTEDSFTINSYKSGEAAPFDTYTIVRDDSKPEPVQELAASRTEDKATILTWVRPDNQNGDDAIRGFRIYEKNGKLGTNWSVYVPVEEARSQYEYKVTGTNPAVDYEFVVKAVDKRDNSPEAAVFSGGEHPAAPTAPLIDDARNTFGWTPVPGYPEAADYEYSIDGGETWQPVTVNPQPINDGSYEAGLVQVRIKGDLTAGKPAGTALLSDKPFTLNDSTDTYVIEGALKRENLLQVEVSLDRLTDYTGSAYVVFELMDGDTPLLINAIPLTNSHLTMSQYYNVKGDNYRVKVFVFDQFNNNLEVPGQLAKPVELQ